In Triticum aestivum cultivar Chinese Spring chromosome 5B, IWGSC CS RefSeq v2.1, whole genome shotgun sequence, the following proteins share a genomic window:
- the LOC123112027 gene encoding histone H4 translates to MSGRGKGGKGLGKGGAKRHRKVLRDNIQGITKPAIRRLARRGGVKRISGLIYEETRGVLKIFLENVIRDAVTYTEHARRKTVTAMDVVYALKRQGRTLYGFGG, encoded by the coding sequence ATGTCCGGGCGCGGCAAGGGCGGCAAGGGGCTGGGCAAGGGCGGGGCGAAGCGGCACAGGAAGGTGCTGCGGGACAACATCCAGGGGATCACCAAGCCGGCGATCCGGCGGCTGGCGCGGAGGGGCGGCGTGAAGCGCATCTCCGGgctcatctatgaggagacccgcggcgtgctcaagatcttcctcgagaacgTCATCCGCGACGCCGTCACCTACACCGAGCACGCGCGCCGCAAGACCGTCACTGCCATGGACGTCGTGTACGCGCTCAAGCGCCAGGGCCGCACCCTGTACGGCTTCGGCGGTTAG